agatcacgtcagagtctgatcagggtgcgatcagggtttggtcagtgaaaaacgcacattttgcatcagagtgcaatcagttttcagtcagagtttgttcagtgtctcagttttttacacacgttttcaatgcaatttcaatgcgtttttcacgcacagaaaatgcgcgtgaaaggactcaggactgagctctatcttttctatggcaattgatgcgtgaaaaacgcattgcacttgcaagtgtctcagagtgcaatgcgtttttgatgcatctccatagacttgtatgatgcgtttttcacgcgcgtgacttgcaaaagtagagcatgccgagatttaaatgcgcgttaaaaaaatgcgcgtgtgcgcgtgaaaaaaatgctagtctgaaaagacccattggttacaatgggtcagagtgcaatgcaagttctgcgcgtcaaaagcacgcgcagaaaacgcgcgtgaaaaacgcaagtgtgaagggGGCCTTAGTGtcagagagagtaatcagagctgtgtgaccatggttagatttctgtccactggaagtaaacaagctTCTtctagaatggcagcaagcagagatctagaaaactggggAATAGATActgaaagtaaattggaaatgtgtataacgtttcattattcaaacaatagcaattacttgttgaaatggctCCCCCGTGAACACaaggtaacattgtgtttccatggCTTTAACATGATGGAAAATGCGCTCACGGGGGAAGCCCTTAAATTGCGTCTcaaaacgcatcatgtgaacgcaGATTTAGCCGAAGATGTGGATCACTGGGTTCATAATAGAATTGAATTCGGGCTAAAAGAGGGAACAAAGTCTTAGTAATGGGGGACGGTTCAAGATGTAAAGTTATGGACCCCTCCGGATCGGCTCCATCACACGGATGACAGAGCagtggctcctccccctcctgtgctggCCCCGCCCCGCCGCTCACATGTCCTGCGTGTGTTGTGCGCTGCTCTTTTGGTAAGTTTCTCCGGTGCCGGCGGCTGCTGCTGCGTCCTCTCCCTCCCCCGGGTGGAGCTTGTCCCCCCGCTATATAATCCCCCAGGCCCGGCCTTGTCCCCTCGCCCAGGAAGTGTCTGCTGCTGCGGCGAGGACCCACGTGTGTGCGGGCAGCATGGAGTTTGAGGAGCTGGGCATCCGGGAGGAGTGCGGGGTATTCGGCTGCATCGCATCTGGACCGTGGCCCACACAGCTGGACGTGCCCCATGTTATCACCCTGGGGCTGGTGGGCTTACAGCATAGGTAATGTGCACACTGTGTATTGTCATGTCATAGGTGCGTTATCCTCCTAGAGAGTATTCACACCTGCAGCTTCTAACCGCGGTCTTAAAGGGGAAGTTGCATCTGTTATTTGTAATCTCTTTTTATGACATGGTTATTTCTTGCATCCTGTAaattccctcccccccccaagaTATCTGTAACTTTTTCCTTACTGGACATCCCCTCTAAGTATGGGGTCTCATCCTATCAGCTAATGCTCACTTACAATTGTTCCCATTTTGGGAATTCCTCTTTAAATCCTTTCCTTGGGAGGTATCCCCCGTGTCCTGTGATCCTGGATTAGttcccaaaaaaagttaaaacctgcaaaaaaaaagttgcacaatgATTGAGATTGATAAAGTTCCCTGAAGGTTATTTTGTGTTCTCCTGGAGTGACCCTGTTACCCATCCTGTATGTTCATGGCCGGTCCTCTATTGTTTGTTGACCATTTTATACTAGCAACAATGTGGTAGAACAGGAATCCTGCAGTGACCTCTGACTCCTGCCCTGGGCACCAGGTCCCACACTGGTCACTTTGGGACTCTAAAGTTGTGGTTATAATTTGTATAGACCTGGTTGTGCTCCAGCCGGTGTTGGAGGGTCTGTCTCCCCTGGTGTGAGGGCGTCAGGTTGTGGCTTCCTTCCAGTATGTTGATGACCTCCTCCCGTGACAAGCACAATAGAGCTGACCATGCAGGTCACATGGCCCTCCAGAATTAGAAGAAGCTTGGTTTACGTTAAGGCCTTGGCTAAAAAAAATTCCAGGGATTCATCTCCGGAGTGCAGTGTATATGAGGTCATGGAGGGCAGGAGCGTCCCGTGTTTCATCTTATGACAGGGCTGGCATTTTACTACTTTgtgaaactttttttattttgtaaagtaTTGCACGTTGTCTGGTATCAGAATTTCTGGTTTTCTGTGAATAAATCTTGGTGGTTTCAATGGACTTGAACTCAAATCCCAATGGGAGAGCGTGTGTGTTATCCCGTTTTATGCATGGATGTCCTCCCACCCTACAAAAGCAAAGGGGTTTATTGGATTTCCTGCGATTTTGTCATTGGTGTCTTCCTTTGTCCAATTTCGGAAAGTCAGATTGTGAGACTGGTGCGAAGAAACATTTGAGGCCCCTGCACATGGAGTGTAAATGTATTGGGTTTTCCGCATGGAGTTgtgttatgatacatgtgcccccattGTGTAATGCAGAGATTAAAGATACTATTTATCATAGGTTTtcctttgcaactttttaaagttgGCTGAAGTTTGCACATAGCGCTGCTGAAGTATGCCAAATTTGCCATTGTGATGCATATCTGGTTTTGTTCTTTCTCTGCTTTGCAGGTTTTGTGATTTTAAATGttttaggtgcatgtatgggactaagcatggggtcagttgtactttgttttgcaccaaaaagttgcaaaacaaagaaaacatctaAGTTGAGGAACACTGCAACCGGCACAACCACTAGCTGACTACTTAAGACcccaaaatgcaccaaaaaacgaAAAACCTGcacaaagagggaaaaaaaatcaaagagaAATTTCCCCCAATGCGTTGAATAGCTGATGTGTAATGCTTCACTTATCCTGTGATGGCGCTATTTGGAATCTAAATATCAGTTATGATTTACACACGGATCGTAGCTGGTCGCGTACGGTCCCAGCAGGGGACACCGTTTGTAATAAGCCACAAACGAAACTCAAATGGCAGCTTTTACACCCTCCAAGATAAATGAAACGAGTCCAAAAAGGCAATTTTCCAGCCTTCCCATATACCACACCTTTTCTCTTAGGTCACCCTATTATAGTTCATACAGCAAGGATTCCATGCAGTTACTGAATAGACTGTATCTACTTGTGGGTATCCGTGTAACAGTATATCCTCTATAATACCTCCTGTGTAGGTGGCCTGGGGCAGCTGAAAGGCCAGCAATGTCCTATTACATTTCACCTATTCAGGGGGTCACGCAGGTCAATATTCCCTTCTTACAGCTGTTACACATGTAACAGAACTATGCTGTCACCTTGGGGTGGGGGCAGCAATCACATTGACCTTTCCTATAAATTGATGTGGAGTCATGTTAAAGGGCTTACCTGATGAACATGCAGTggattattaataaatattttattactgGGACCCACATCTGAAATCTAGTATTATTGAATGGAACAGGGGTCACACATGCACATTGCTGCCCCAGCTTTCTGAAACGGGTGGGAGGACCCCCTACTGCAGTGATTGGGTAACGTCCCATTAGTGTTATGGATTCTACCTCTTCCCCCTGATAGttaatttattatgtatattgcATATGTGATAAATGTTACATAGGTCATAGAGGTCCATTTTTACAAGGGGCCTTCTATAAATTAGGGACTGTCTATTTATTGTATTTGGCTTGCGTTGGGGGCGCTTTTTTGTACAGGGAttgaagggcatctaccaccaggatgaaggactgtatgcaaatgagcctgcagggctccaggctccataggtgttaatgtcatttgcatacagtctttcatcctggtggtagatttactttaaaactCTAGAAAGCTATAAAGTGTCCAGACTAATgtgcattttcttttctttttaaaggggacAGGAAAGTGCTGGCATTGTGACCAGTGATGGAGGTGCTGCTCCAACATATAAAGTACACAAGGTAATATTGTCTCTTTGAAGAAACctaaaatgtaatatatttttatattgtttgcaATGCCCGGTCACCCAACGTCTGCCTCCTTGTGATGATCACATCCATCGGACATTTGGGTTTTTGCATCACTGTCCCAATAATGTAAATGGCCCTGAGTTATAGATTTGTCATCCATGAGAGCGTATGAGGGGCACAGGGAGTGGGACCCTATTGGTGGCTTGTTAATATTTGAGTCTTGGAGGTAGAACTGTTCTTTTTAATTCATGGTTTCCTAGGAAACAAAATAAtcaagtgtatattttatattccagGGTATGGGTCTCGTCAACCATGTGTTTAGTGAGGAGAGTCTTAAGAAGTTAAACATGAGTAATTTGGGAATCGGCCACACAAGATATTCGACATCTGGAAATTCGGCTCTAGAAAACTGCCAACCGTTTGTGGTGGAGACTCTGCACGGAAAGATTGCGGTAGCTCATAACGGAGAGCTGGTAAATGCTGCCCGGCTGAAGAGGAAGGTAAGGCCGTGAGGGGTCTTCTAGGATCTCCAGCCACCATGAATCTATCCAGACTTCTTGCCGGTTTTGGTGGGTTCTGTATTGGCTGATGGTAGATAATTATAAGTGATGTTCAGACGCTGCTTTTCTGCTTTTGTTCTCATTATATTTGTAGTTGTTGCTTCACTACAAGATAAAGGAGACAAACCCCATGGATATGTAATAAAGACAAATAATGAGTCTCTGTAGACCTTGAATATAACGTCTTCACACTTCCAGTTCCTTATCATCCCCTGGGATAAAGTTCATATGAATGAGATAATTTTCTCTGAATGTAATAAATAATGGCTGTACTTTTGATATAAACAGCCCTGCTTGGCACATCTGCAGGCATTGTATAGACTTTTATATAGCCAATAAGTTCTTCTGGATGGGAAGTTTAAAGCCTGTGACCAGgagtgtgatttttagctggtgacaagtccCAATAGCCTgttctatgctgatttttaaagatgcctttgtcagcattctgaatcatttcagtagtttatataattttaattCATAGTACCTGGCTCCATGCGAGCAGTGTGTGATGAGTcccagggagggggcagcagcagcctgtgtgttcctgtgtctgtCTCCTCACCTCTTATGATTCTCTATGAGCAGTCACATGCTGCAGCTGCTTTCTACCCAGACTCTCCACacgctagcagggagccaggtaatgtgaattaaacttttataaagtatgATTCAGAGTGCTTACAAAGGCAggtcataggctattggaacctgtcatcagctaaatattacattcctggtgacaggtttgcgtTAAACTGAGCTTTTGGAAATAGTCTTCCTATAGGTCAGTTCTTGACTAGGTCTTGTCACAAGCCTTGTTCATAATCTTCAAGCAAGCACAAGAAATGTCATGGGGCGCTACCTTGCCAAAGGTGGCACTAGAGGAACAGATTTCCTTCATTcaaaaacaggttttttttttgttgtttttttgcatATTCCCTTTCCTGCTTGTGACACGAGCAAGGATTATTGGACTCTTCCCGCAAAGGTGGTCTGTAAAGGCAATCTCCTTTTAAGATCTCTTGCCATTCTTGAATTATATAAGCCAGTGGCTTTGCCTGGGACTGTAGTTCAGTATTATTGCGAGTGTGGACCAACCTTTAAATATTGGTGTCTTATCAATGCTTCCCTTGTTTGCTATGCCACATTAACATAGGGAATATTCTGGAGAATTTTATAAGATCCACGGGCACAAAATGTGATTTGCATGGGATAATGAATTGAGCATGGCTTGTTACATCAGATCCGTGCATAACGCCTGCCCATTTATTGTGGCTGGTTATGGCACATCTTGTAGTAGAATGTTGGAAGTAGTTGGAATGTAGTAGAAGGGTAATGTGAAAGGAAGTAACACAAATGTCTGCAGAATCTGAGGATACATGGGCATTTTGTGGTCTGTATACACGGCGATGCCTAGTTCAGCTGCAGGCACAAAATGACATTGCTGCCCTCTTCTGTGGTATACACAAGGCTGCTATACAAAGATGACTCTCTTTTGGAATAACCTGAGCATGTATATTGGTTCATAGCAGTGTAATATCTGATCATTGCTGTGAAAATGTGAATGTACTTTCAGCATGAGCATCCACCTTGGGCTGCAATaatcatcagtttacttcttcTGTCTGTAGATGTAATATAGACTTGTTAAACCAACAGTAGTAAAGAGAATACCTGTACAAGTTAATGGTCTTTTTGTGTGTTGTACATCTCCTTGATGTAAATCTACCCATATTTgggtttaaaggaacactccagtcacagctgattcaatAACTTGTACCTGGTGCAgcgcctgaagggaggagcataacTCTAGGATCTCTCAATACAATGAATATGAGGCGTGTTCCTCCCTTCaggctctgccccatgtattattcaatgtataagctttgactggagtgttcctcctTAAAGGtggcttgtgtttttttttttttttttttttttttttttttttttttttttttttaattagataaTAAAAAATGTTCAGTGAACTTCTAAAGCATAACCCGGCTCTGTATATCTCCACAGTTGATGCGTCATGGTATTGGTCTGTCCACAAGTTCTGACAGTGAACTGATCACACAGCTCCTGGCCTTCACACCACCTAAGGAAGAGGATCACTCGGCCGATTGGGTCGCACGGTAATTAAGTATTTCGTTGTCTTAATTTCAGGGGTGTAGTCGGTACCTTGAACAGaatgtgaattatccctgtagaAATTTTGATGTAAAATCCTGGTTAATGGTCTCCTTGATAATTTACTTGGAACCATGTTTATCTTTAACATCCCCCTATTATAAACTAGATCTACTTGGACTTAATGTGCTGCTGTTCTTTCTGGAAGTTGATCCATAAGAGAACTTAAGATATCAGGACACTCCTTTTTAAAGACATTATAAAACTTTGAGTAGCTTTAGTCACCCCTGTACCTATATTTTGTAATTTGCCATGTGATCTCTACAAGCATATCCCAATCCTGGTGCACAGCTATTGCTATCCTCCTCACTCTACATTTCTACTACAGGATAAAAAACCTGATGAATGAGACTCCGACCTCGTACTCTCTGCTGGTCATGCACAATGGTGTCATCTATGCCGTGCGGGATCCATACGGCAATCGTCCTCTCTGCATTGGGCGGCTCATTCCTGTGACCAGTGAGGAACCAGGTAATTTTTGCATCTATCATTAAACTAAAACCAATTTCTAAGAACTGTGAGCAGATCTGTGCATTGGCCTTTAAATTGGGGACACGTCTTGACCAAGTCTGGGAGGTGCCCACACAAAAGGATGGGCTGTGATTTATTATAATGATCCCCACTTCTGTTATTTTTGTGCCATTTATGATGAGCTCCAAGGTTCTCTCCTTTCCCACAGTGTATTCACAAGTCTGTGTCAACTGGAGGAGATTAGATTAGCAATCCCTAAAACAAACCCCTTCTGCCAATAACAAAGTGCATTGCTTCACCATTGTTTGTGCTGTCCGGTGACCATGAAAATATCTTCCAGCTCTGACCTTCTCCCATTGTCTACATGTATGATAAAGGCATGGAATTAAATTGCAGAGCTTAATTATATAAAATGTGATGGTTTCCAATGGGTTTTGCCATGTATGAAGGATGAGCTGCAGTACATGGATATGGCCACTACACAGTTGTCGGAGTTATCTGCTCCCGTCATCATGCATTATTTTAATGTAAGAGTTTATTTACAATGCTTAAAATTTTTCAATATTTCTCATGTGCAGagaagaggcggtcagagacggAGGGTTGGGTGGTGTCCTCCGAATCCTGTAGTTTTCTCTCCATCGGTGCAGAGTGAGTATTGATAACGTAATGCTGCTGGAGTGTCATTTGATCCACTCAGAACTGTTGTGTAACTAGTTACGTAACATAGACGAAATGAATTTTTTTATGTAACCACCTTACACTTGTATATTCCTCTATTTGTAGGTACTACCGTGAAGTCCTACCAGGGGAGATAGTAAAGATCTCTTGTGATGGAGTACAGACTCTGGATATTGTACCCAGATATCGAGAGAGGGATCCATCTGCCTTCTGCATCTTTGAATATGTTTACTTTGCACGGCCAGACTCCATCTTTGAAGGTATCTTTACTTTGGTTTTGTCTTTTGGCATGTATttggaatatattttttttaactttatggattgaaaattttgagAATTTTTAAGACCCCCCAACATACAGTCAAGACCACACAGTGGGTTATAGACCCATAGGAGACAGGGGACAAGGCAGGGAAGGTGGTTTACCATATTTATTCTCGTTTACTTTCCATTTGCCAGGCTTGTATCTTACTCAGAACATTCTAAATTGGTTTCCTGAAATTGAAAGGAATTTTCTAAATTTGGTCGATTTGTTGTAAAATTTCTGCAGCCCAttatatgcaaaaataaaaaatatttgtcaCTTGACCGTAACTGTCCACTTTGGGTTTGCCAACTTCTATGCATTAATAAGTTTGTTTCTTTAAGGGCAAATGGTGTATTCGGTCAGAAGAAGGTGTGGACAGCAGTTGGCTATTGAGGCCCCGGTAGAGGCTGACCTGGTCAGCACCGTGCCTGAATCTGCAACCCCTGCCGCTCTTGGCTACGCAGAGAAGGTAAATCTTGTGAATTAATCTTTACATACATCCCACAGAATGATGTGGAAGGTAGATAACGgtccttgttttggatttttaacaGTGTGGGATTCGGTATGTGGAGGTGCTCTGCAAAAATCGTTACGTTGGTCGCACCTTTATTCAGCCGAACATGAGACTACGGCAGCTCGGTGTGGCAAAAAAGTTTGGAGTCCTGTCTGACAACTTTGAGGGCAAAAGAATCGTGCTGATCGATGATTCCATCGTGCGAGGAAACACTATTTCTCCGATTATTAAGTTGCTGAAGGACTCTGGAGCCAAAGAGGTTGGTAGCAGCTGTGATACTGTGGGCAATTATAAGGGGCTTTTATAAGTCTTCAGTAAAGCCACTAGATGAAATTGCAGGGTGTACATGGGGTTTGCCAAAGCACTTGCTGGAAAGTATATGAGATCTTTATGGAAGTGGCCGAACAATCTGTAAATTTGCGGGGAAAGTTAATGAAACGCATAGTGTATGGggttgtatttttgttttttctaaaTGCTGTATTCTCTTCCCTTAGGTTCACATAAGAGTGGCTTCCCCACCAATAAGACATCCCTGTTACATGGGAATTAATATCCCTACAAAAGAAGAACTGATCGCAAATCGCCCAGAGTTTGATGACCTGGCCGGATATATTGGTAAGTACTGCTGTACCCTTAGCACATAGgtacaaaaaaaacccctacATGATCGGGTGCCTTTACAAGCCGCAGATCATGGACTTGTGTTCCATTGTTTGCAGTCTGTGTCATGTGTGGGGTCCTCTCATTTGATGTTAGAAAATACTGCTCAAGCCACAAACGcatgcaggaataggacctgcgccAAAGTGTGCCTCTTGGCCAGTGGAAGCCGTGACTATATATGATCCCATAAATACATGGGGACTTGGCTCTTGTTTTATTACATAGCCCAACACACGTTGCAAAACGTTAGTGAACATGAGatataaggccccttctacactcgcgggTGTGATGTGATGACCTCACATCGCACTCGCAACGTGTGCTGCTCGGATCGAACGGCCCGATCGCTGCAAACCAGTACTGACATGCTaggttcagttccggtttgcagcgtttgggcTGTGAGATCCGAGCGAGTGTGACGCTAGTTCATCGGATCACGCCCGCgattgtagaaggggcctaacacttGTAGTTCACTGGATAATTTTGATTCCTTGTATTTTAGGTGCAAACAGTGTGGTTTACCTCTCGGTGGACGGGCTCACGTCCGCAGTGCGTGAAGGCATTAAACATTTCAAAGACCAACAGAATGGATTGAATGGCACAAGCTCgcactcttcctcctcctcacatgggcactgcacagcgTGCCTCACCGGAGAGTACCCAGTGGAGCTGGAGTGGTGAACAGCCCCAAATCTTATGTCAACCTATCATCCTTGTTGTTGTTCTCACATTGGACTTTTGGACTTGCTTatcaaaatttacaaaaaaagaagttGGGCTGTGATGCCAAATCTCAattctaaatatattttttctatttcagaTGAACCCTTTACCATTCTGATAttattggttactgtgggcaGACATTttgtttgaggtttttttttttttgccaaaatggGCCccagttttatttatatatttttttttttagccaaatgACTGCTGCTACCAAATGATCCTCCTTCTTCTACATTTTGTCTTTAAAGTGCTGAAACATGGACAGACTATTCATTAAGACCCATTGAATTATGCAGATGACCTTCTGAGACTTTTCTACTTTTCATGTGTAGACTATATTGTCTGATTCTCTCCTTTTTGTATTCAGTGCATTGTCACTCTCTCCCTTCTGTATTCTGAAACATCTGGAGATCTGACAATAAAGCGCCTTTTTCTTATGTTGGTTCATTTTGTTTGAACATGAAGCCATATTTGAGGAGCGTCTTATATTGCGGTTTAGCTGTAAACACACATTGcacaggttttttgtttttttttttaaactttgatgGATTTGGGGGATGAAGGGGTTATGGAATCGAAGTCCGGCAGCACATTTGATGGTGTAGAAGTGGTGATGAATCCCCCGCCCCCTCCCCATTGTCTCTATTGGCCAAACATTCAAGTTTGTCATCTAGGTGTTTGTAAGTGTGAACCTGTTCTGTTACCTGGCTGTTGATCTCAATTGATCTGGAGGTGGTCTTAGcatgttgttgtgtttttttttttttttttgcatcacttttaataaaaggtcatacagtccccaaaatcatATCAATGAAAATAGCAGCTTGGTTTGCAAAAGATTACACCTTGCACAGCTCTAAAAACACAGCACAGGAATTTGGCACAACTGTTTTTTTTGGccacattcagaattttttttccatcttccctGTACACTGAATAAAATctaaaatggtgccactagaaaatccaatttgtcccacagacattaaaggggtattctcgtctgggcattcacattcagtttcactaatcttccatatataaacatttcttcaattagatgttattaaaaaaaatgttcctgtgtgaagataatttcctatatacatagccatgttgtcccttaaaccagatagcttcctcggttacaaccacgtcatactctggcagcggtggccagacatgcgctatagagtcctgcccgACCTCCTGGGTTCATCGataattaccacaggacggctgtgctaCATGTGGTAACTCCCGGacacttcatatacaaaacctttttgtttatttgtgcaatctctcaggca
The DNA window shown above is from Engystomops pustulosus chromosome 1, aEngPut4.maternal, whole genome shotgun sequence and carries:
- the PPAT gene encoding amidophosphoribosyltransferase isoform X2, producing the protein MSCVCCALLFWGQESAGIVTSDGGAAPTYKVHKGMGLVNHVFSEESLKKLNMSNLGIGHTRYSTSGNSALENCQPFVVETLHGKIAVAHNGELVNAARLKRKLMRHGIGLSTSSDSELITQLLAFTPPKEEDHSADWVARIKNLMNETPTSYSLLVMHNGVIYAVRDPYGNRPLCIGRLIPVTSEEPEKRRSETEGWVVSSESCSFLSIGAEYYREVLPGEIVKISCDGVQTLDIVPRYRERDPSAFCIFEYVYFARPDSIFEGQMVYSVRRRCGQQLAIEAPVEADLVSTVPESATPAALGYAEKCGIRYVEVLCKNRYVGRTFIQPNMRLRQLGVAKKFGVLSDNFEGKRIVLIDDSIVRGNTISPIIKLLKDSGAKEVHIRVASPPIRHPCYMGINIPTKEELIANRPEFDDLAGYIGANSVVYLSVDGLTSAVREGIKHFKDQQNGLNGTSSHSSSSSHGHCTACLTGEYPVELEW
- the PPAT gene encoding amidophosphoribosyltransferase isoform X1, whose translation is MEFEELGIREECGVFGCIASGPWPTQLDVPHVITLGLVGLQHRGQESAGIVTSDGGAAPTYKVHKGMGLVNHVFSEESLKKLNMSNLGIGHTRYSTSGNSALENCQPFVVETLHGKIAVAHNGELVNAARLKRKLMRHGIGLSTSSDSELITQLLAFTPPKEEDHSADWVARIKNLMNETPTSYSLLVMHNGVIYAVRDPYGNRPLCIGRLIPVTSEEPEKRRSETEGWVVSSESCSFLSIGAEYYREVLPGEIVKISCDGVQTLDIVPRYRERDPSAFCIFEYVYFARPDSIFEGQMVYSVRRRCGQQLAIEAPVEADLVSTVPESATPAALGYAEKCGIRYVEVLCKNRYVGRTFIQPNMRLRQLGVAKKFGVLSDNFEGKRIVLIDDSIVRGNTISPIIKLLKDSGAKEVHIRVASPPIRHPCYMGINIPTKEELIANRPEFDDLAGYIGANSVVYLSVDGLTSAVREGIKHFKDQQNGLNGTSSHSSSSSHGHCTACLTGEYPVELEW